Below is a genomic region from Granulicella sibirica.
CTCGCTCTGCTCGAGAGGATGATCCATGTGGGGGTGGGTAAGGTCAAACGCCTGCTTCGCTTCGAAGCGGGCCAGAAAAGCTCCACAAACCATATTGGCAATCTCGCCTACGGCCTCGCCTGCCTGTTCTTCTGTAATCTCCTCGAGCTCCTCACCGAGTAGATTGCAGGCGATCATGCGAGCGGTTGGCAGGGTGGTTTGTACGCCAAAGCATCCTAGTTCAGGTCCG
It encodes:
- a CDS encoding chemotaxis protein CheX, with the translated sequence MPAAHFSTWMDHSVAEVLESMCFLTAEESTLPMEQHGEALVSRRLEFRGPELGCFGVQTTLPTARMIACNLLGEELEEITEEQAGEAVGEIANMVCGAFLARFEAKQAFDLTHPHMDHPLEQSEASATRISRSFLIEEGGLIAWMEIEEGK